CAACTCCTCCGGCACGATCGTGTCGTATGGCGGCGCGGCGATCAGCTTGATGGTTTCTTTTCGCGCAAGCCGATCCGAGGTGACTTGGAGCGTGCCGAGCGGAGCCGGCGTTTCGACGAAAGCAATCGGTCGGCCAGAAATCGTGGAACCGATCAACTCCGCAAATCGAAGATGCCCTGTCATATTGGGGTGAATCTCATCACTCATCAGCAACGACCAGCCGAGCGGATCTTCTGTGCGAATCCTTCGCCACTGGTCGAACAGATCGACAAGCGGTAGTTTGAAACCAGCGGCGATGGATCGCGCAGCGTCGACGTACTGCGCCAGTTTCGCTTCGGGGCGAGCTTCCGTTTCGGAAACGGCGTTCGGGGTACATACGATGACTTTGGCGCCTCCGTCCTGGCAGCGTCGAATGATCTCACGCATGTTTCGTTGGTAATCTTCCAGCGGAACGCGGGCGACGTCATTCATGCCGAAACTGACGATAACCAGTTGCGGCTGTTTCGCAATGACATCTCTGTCAATTCGTGCGAGCGCGTTAACGGTCGTGTGGCCGCTCCGACCAGCGTTGATCATTTGCAGATCGGCATTGGGATAGGCAATCTTCAAAGCAATCCCCAGCATGTCGCACCAGGCGCGTTTGCTTCCGCTGTGATAGTAGACGCCGGTGATGCTGTCGCCAAAACAGACGATCTTCGTCAATTCGCCATCGGCGAGTCTCTGTTGGACTTTGCTAAGTGGGTTGGCCGCACTCTCTTCGGCAAGCAACGGCGTCGCCGCAAACAATGAAAACGCCACAAGGCTAACAGCAACGCATCGACCGATGATTGGATTGGTGGCGGTCATCTTTTCTTTCTCTTGTCCGAATTCTCTTCGTAGCCAGCTGCGTAGGCGAGGGAA
The nucleotide sequence above comes from Blastopirellula sp. J2-11. Encoded proteins:
- a CDS encoding SGNH/GDSL hydrolase family protein; protein product: MTATNPIIGRCVAVSLVAFSLFAATPLLAEESAANPLSKVQQRLADGELTKIVCFGDSITGVYYHSGSKRAWCDMLGIALKIAYPNADLQMINAGRSGHTTVNALARIDRDVIAKQPQLVIVSFGMNDVARVPLEDYQRNMREIIRRCQDGGAKVIVCTPNAVSETEARPEAKLAQYVDAARSIAAGFKLPLVDLFDQWRRIRTEDPLGWSLLMSDEIHPNMTGHLRFAELIGSTISGRPIAFVETPAPLGTLQVTSDRLARKETIKLIAAPPYDTIVPEELKRLYPEAKFDLVVWPAKEQTIAAAAQWAKQIRGLKPHLVIPPLPPQAFAASQDEFIREYQWVLNYSLPQSGGAWDVVPILPLESPNETARQKKYLGLASRIIAGKDLLFIGRSPGETRSANEIVGDWFAGQKQIP